CCATCTCCTGGCGTCCTTCACGCCCTTCGAGGACGGCGTCAGCGATCCGGGAGGTGATCAGGCGGGTCGCCTTGATCGCATCATCGTTTCCCGGAATGGGAAAATCGATCGGATCGGGATCGCAATTAGTGTCGACGATCGCGATCACCGGAATCTTCATGATGTTCGCCTCATGGACGGCGTTCGCCTCGAGGTCCGGATCGATGACGTAGATGAGATCCGGAACCCGCTCCAGGTGGCGCAGCCCGTCTAGATTCCGCTCCAGTTTGGCGAGTTCCCGGCGCAGACGATTCCCCTCCTTTTTCGAAAAGCGGTCGATCGTCCCGTCTTCCATCATCCGCTCGAGTTCCTTCATCCGCTCGATGCTCTTTTTGATCGTGGCGAAGTTGGTGAGGGTCCCCCCGAGCCAGCGCCGGTTGACGAAGTGAGCACCGCAGCGCCGTGCCTCCTCGGCGATCGTCGTCTGAACCTGTTTTTTCGTGCCGACGAACAGGATCTCGGCTCCTCCTGCAACCTGATCGCGGATAAAGAAGTACGCTCGTTTGAACATCTCCACCGTCTGTTCGAGGTCGATGATATGGATCCCCTTCCTCTCGGTGAAGATATAACGAGCCATTTTCGGGTTCCATTTCCGCGTCCGGTGACCGAAGTGGACTCCGGTCTCCAGCAATTCCTTCATGGTCAGAACTTCCACATCACCCTCCCGTGAATTTGTCTTTGTGTTGAAGTATAGCAAACGGGGAAAGTTCCCGCAATCCAGGCCGAACGAAGCGAGTAGGATTTGCACTCCTCGATCCGAGCTCCCACGATGGTCTTGATCCAGGTGTGCCGCCGCGCGCCGGGCAAGAGCTACATTCCCGTAAAACTAATCCTGGATTACGATTTCTCGTTAGGCGTCGCTTGTATGGCAAAGCTTCGAGTACAAACCGATCAGTCGGTGGGGTAAAATCTCTTGTCCGTTTCGTGAAAGGAGACCGCGGTCCCGATGAAAAGCACTCTAGACGAAGTGATAGATAGGCTGCGAGTGGCGCAGCGTGTTCTGGTGATCGGTCATATCAAACCGGATGGGGACGACATCAGTTCCGTCGCCTCCCTCGTGCTGATCTTACGTAAACTGGGGAAGACAGCGGAGGGATGCATTGCAGATCCGATCCCGTGGTTCTACCGCGATCTTCCCGGGGTCGCGGTGATAAAGCCAGTAGATGCTCTGTCGGACTACGATTACGATATTGCAGTGACGGTCGATGCATCTGACCTATCGCGGATCGGTGAAGCGGTCAAACTCCTGCATGGTAATCCTCCCGACATTACACTCGATCACCACAAGACAAACACCGGATTCGGCCGGCTCGATTTCTGTGTCCCTGAGTACGCAGCGACCGCGATGATCGTCTACGAGATCGGCAAGAAACTCGTCGATTACGATCCCGAACTCGCTGCCGCCACCCTGTTGGGTATCGCCACCGATACCGGCTTCTTCAAGTACGGGAACACAGACTACAAAGTCTTCACCTATGCGGCCGAACTCGTCCGGGCCGGAGGGAACATCCAGAAAATCGCCACCGCAGTGCTGGAGCACCGGACAATAAACGAGATCAACCTCATGATCGAAATGTTCAACACGCTGCAAATCGAGGAGGACGGAAGACTCGCGTGGGCATACATCTCACACGAGATGCTTACCCGAAACGGGTGTACAGAGGAAGAAACGGAGGGATTGATCGGTGAGATCCGCGCGATCTACGGGGTAGAGATCGCGATTTTGTTCATCGAATGGCCGGAAAACCACGTTCACATCTCGTTCCGCTCTAAGAATTACGCCGACGTGAGTGAGATCGCCCGCGCCTTCGGCGGCGGCGGCCATGCCCGTGCCGCCGGCTGTAGTTGTAACAACGTGCAACTCCAAACCCTTATGGAAAAAGTTGTTTCCAAAGCGCGGAAAATACTGACTGACCCCGCCCCGTTTCAGTAGAGATTTCAGCAAACCTTCATTGAGGTGACCAGAGTCCCTGCTGTCGTTGACATTCACACTTGACTTAACTATTACTATTGATGTATAGTGTGAACGTGGTGAAAATTGGTCAGAAAAGGGGGTGGTGAAAACTTTTCTGTGTGAGTATCTCACGAGCCAGATGTATCAGGGCCAGACACTCAAATTCAAAGGAGGTACA
This DNA window, taken from Candidatus Bipolaricaulota bacterium, encodes the following:
- the rpsB gene encoding 30S ribosomal protein S2; translated protein: MEVLTMKELLETGVHFGHRTRKWNPKMARYIFTERKGIHIIDLEQTVEMFKRAYFFIRDQVAGGAEILFVGTKKQVQTTIAEEARRCGAHFVNRRWLGGTLTNFATIKKSIERMKELERMMEDGTIDRFSKKEGNRLRRELAKLERNLDGLRHLERVPDLIYVIDPDLEANAVHEANIMKIPVIAIVDTNCDPDPIDFPIPGNDDAIKATRLITSRIADAVLEGREGRQEMEEAAAATPAEEEGEPVAVAAPTEAAAEEAAAQVEVSESVEEEIAEEPAAAAEETQEEETVEEGTEDDRDKE
- a CDS encoding bifunctional oligoribonuclease/PAP phosphatase NrnA; translation: MKSTLDEVIDRLRVAQRVLVIGHIKPDGDDISSVASLVLILRKLGKTAEGCIADPIPWFYRDLPGVAVIKPVDALSDYDYDIAVTVDASDLSRIGEAVKLLHGNPPDITLDHHKTNTGFGRLDFCVPEYAATAMIVYEIGKKLVDYDPELAAATLLGIATDTGFFKYGNTDYKVFTYAAELVRAGGNIQKIATAVLEHRTINEINLMIEMFNTLQIEEDGRLAWAYISHEMLTRNGCTEEETEGLIGEIRAIYGVEIAILFIEWPENHVHISFRSKNYADVSEIARAFGGGGHARAAGCSCNNVQLQTLMEKVVSKARKILTDPAPFQ